The proteins below come from a single Parageobacillus thermoglucosidasius genomic window:
- the icd gene encoding NADP-dependent isocitrate dehydrogenase translates to MVTQGEKITVTNGVLNVPNNPIIPFIEGDGTGPDIWAAASRVLEAAVEKAYKGEKKIVWKEVLAGEKAYKQTGEWLPQETLDVIREYIIAIKGPLTTPVGGGIRSLNVALRQELDLFVCLRPVRYFKGVPSPVKRPEDTDMVIFRENTEDIYAGIEYAKGTPEVKKVIDFLQNEMGVRKIRFPETSGIGIKPISEQGTKRLVRAAIKYAIEHGRKSVTLVHKGNIMKFTEGAFKNWGYELAEEEFSDKVFTWAQYDRIVETEGKEAANKALAEAEEAGKIIIKDVIADIFLQQILTRPREFDVVATMNLNGDYISDALAAQVGGIGIAPGANINYETGHAIFEATHGTAPKYAGLDKVNPSSVILSGVMMFEHLGWNEAAKLIVDALEKTIASKIVTYDFARLMEGATEVKCSEFADAIIRNME, encoded by the coding sequence ATGGTGACGCAAGGGGAAAAAATTACAGTAACGAATGGTGTGTTAAACGTACCAAACAATCCGATTATTCCATTTATTGAAGGAGACGGGACAGGACCGGACATTTGGGCGGCGGCATCCCGCGTGTTAGAAGCTGCGGTCGAAAAGGCGTATAAAGGCGAAAAGAAAATCGTTTGGAAAGAAGTGCTTGCGGGTGAAAAAGCGTACAAGCAAACCGGCGAGTGGCTTCCACAAGAAACGCTTGATGTGATTCGTGAATACATAATTGCTATTAAAGGTCCATTAACGACTCCGGTCGGCGGCGGCATCCGTTCATTGAACGTAGCGCTGCGCCAAGAATTGGACTTATTCGTTTGCTTGCGCCCTGTCCGCTATTTTAAAGGTGTTCCTTCTCCGGTGAAACGCCCTGAAGATACGGACATGGTCATTTTCCGTGAAAACACGGAAGACATTTACGCAGGAATTGAGTATGCAAAAGGAACGCCAGAAGTGAAAAAAGTGATTGATTTCTTGCAAAATGAAATGGGCGTTCGCAAAATCCGCTTCCCAGAAACGTCTGGTATCGGCATTAAGCCAATTTCTGAGCAAGGAACGAAGCGGTTAGTGCGCGCCGCTATCAAGTATGCGATTGAGCATGGACGAAAATCGGTGACGCTTGTTCATAAAGGAAATATTATGAAATTCACAGAAGGCGCATTTAAAAATTGGGGCTATGAATTAGCGGAAGAAGAATTTAGCGATAAAGTATTTACATGGGCACAATATGACCGCATTGTCGAAACAGAAGGAAAAGAAGCGGCGAATAAAGCGCTGGCGGAAGCAGAAGAAGCTGGAAAAATTATTATCAAAGACGTCATTGCCGATATTTTCTTGCAACAAATTTTGACGCGCCCGCGTGAGTTCGATGTTGTGGCGACAATGAACTTAAACGGCGACTACATTTCTGACGCGCTGGCAGCGCAAGTCGGCGGCATTGGTATCGCTCCGGGAGCGAACATTAACTACGAAACAGGACATGCGATTTTCGAGGCTACTCATGGAACGGCTCCGAAATATGCTGGCTTGGACAAAGTGAATCCGTCATCTGTCATTTTGTCCGGTGTAATGATGTTTGAACATCTCGGCTGGAACGAAGCGGCAAAGCTTATCGTCGATGCGCTGGAAAAAACGATTGCTTCCAAAATCGTCACATACGATTTTGCCCGTCTGATGGAAGGCGCTACTGAAGTGAAATGCTCCGAATTCGCTGACGCAATCATCCGCAATATGGAATAA
- a CDS encoding response regulator transcription factor — protein sequence MSKKVLVVDDEQSIVTLLTYNLERAGFTVVTANDGEEAIEKVAAERPEFIILDLMLPKLDGVEVCKQLRQQKVMTPILMLTAKDDEFDKILGLELGADDYMTKPFSPREVVARVKAILRRTQFSNGETEAIDKIVIGDLKIFPDQYEAYFGGERLELTPKEFELLLYLAKHKGRVLTRDQLLSAVWNYDFAGDTRIVDVHISHLREKIEQDTKKPLYIKTIRGLGYKLEEPKRND from the coding sequence ATGAGCAAAAAAGTATTAGTTGTTGATGATGAGCAATCGATTGTCACACTTTTAACATACAATTTGGAACGTGCAGGATTTACGGTCGTAACCGCAAACGACGGTGAGGAAGCGATCGAAAAGGTGGCGGCCGAACGGCCGGAGTTTATTATTCTTGATTTAATGCTGCCAAAGCTCGATGGAGTGGAAGTATGCAAACAATTGCGCCAGCAGAAAGTGATGACACCGATTTTAATGTTGACAGCGAAAGATGATGAATTTGATAAAATACTTGGACTTGAACTCGGTGCGGATGATTATATGACGAAGCCGTTCAGCCCCCGCGAAGTAGTAGCGCGGGTTAAAGCGATTTTGCGGCGCACGCAGTTTTCTAACGGAGAAACGGAAGCGATAGATAAAATTGTCATCGGCGATTTAAAAATTTTCCCTGATCAATATGAAGCGTATTTTGGCGGAGAGCGGCTTGAGCTGACGCCAAAAGAATTTGAGCTGCTTCTTTATTTAGCAAAACATAAAGGCCGGGTGTTAACGAGAGACCAGCTGTTAAGCGCGGTATGGAATTACGATTTTGCCGGAGATACCCGCATTGTTGACGTTCACATCAGCCATTTGCGTGAGAAAATTGAACAGGATACGAAAAAACCTTTATATATTAAAACAATACGAGGACTTGGGTATAAGCTAGAGGAGCCGAAGCGGAATGACTAG
- the mdh gene encoding malate dehydrogenase, translating to MKRKKISIIGAGFTGATTAFILAQKELGDIVLVDIPQLENPTKGKALDMLESSPVLGFDANIIGTSDYADTADSDIVIITAGIARKPGMSRDDLVTTNQKIMKQVTKEVVKYSPNCYIIVLTNPVDAMTYTVFKESGFPKNRVIGQSGVLDTARFRTFVAQELNISVKDVTGFVLGGHGDDMVPLVRYSYAGGIPLEKLIPKDRLDAIVERTRKGGGEIVNLLGNGSAYYAPAASLAEMVEAIVKDQRRILPAIAYLEGEYGYEGIYLGVPTILGGNGIEKVIELELTEEEKAALAKSVESVKNVMKVLE from the coding sequence ATGAAACGCAAAAAAATTTCCATAATCGGAGCAGGATTCACAGGAGCGACAACCGCATTTATTTTAGCGCAAAAAGAATTAGGGGATATTGTCCTTGTCGATATTCCGCAATTGGAAAACCCGACAAAGGGAAAAGCGTTAGACATGCTGGAATCAAGCCCGGTGCTCGGCTTTGATGCGAACATTATCGGCACTTCTGATTATGCCGATACTGCCGATTCCGATATCGTCATTATTACGGCGGGGATTGCGCGCAAACCGGGCATGAGCCGCGACGATCTTGTCACAACGAACCAAAAAATTATGAAACAAGTGACAAAAGAAGTCGTGAAATATTCGCCGAATTGCTATATTATCGTATTGACAAACCCTGTCGATGCGATGACATATACGGTATTTAAAGAATCCGGATTCCCGAAAAACCGTGTGATCGGCCAGTCCGGCGTATTAGATACGGCCCGTTTCCGCACGTTCGTTGCGCAAGAATTGAATATTTCCGTGAAAGATGTGACTGGTTTTGTGTTAGGCGGCCACGGCGATGATATGGTGCCGCTCGTCCGTTATTCTTATGCTGGCGGCATTCCGCTTGAAAAATTAATTCCAAAAGATCGTCTTGACGCGATTGTTGAGCGTACTCGCAAAGGCGGCGGCGAAATTGTGAATTTGCTTGGCAACGGAAGTGCTTATTACGCTCCGGCTGCTTCGCTTGCGGAAATGGTGGAAGCGATTGTGAAAGATCAACGCCGCATTCTTCCAGCGATCGCTTATCTTGAGGGAGAATACGGCTATGAAGGCATTTATTTAGGCGTGCCGACGATTTTAGGCGGAAACGGCATTGAAAAAGTGATCGAACTAGAACTGACTGAAGAAGAAAAAGCGGCGCTTGCCAAATCAGTTGAATCTGTGAAAAACGTGATGAAAGTATTAGAATAA
- the pnpS gene encoding two-component system histidine kinase PnpS yields the protein MTSFRSRLLFGLVTLIVTVLICLGILLGQLFKDFYVETMNKRMEKEAKTVAILLKNESLDHIRADLQEMSEALSSRITVLDSNEKTLFDTGHVAHISDEDHERIIRDILHKNRLNQFSIIEKADDVYYYIVSFSKDGQNAGYVVLSSPTNSLKKVTQQIWGVLISSLGTAIIVIVLLGLKITDQYMKPIEAATKVAFELAKGNYKARVPNAKYNETGMLVHSINRLAHNLQEISKAQEMQTDRLHTLIENVGSGLILIDRRGYINLINRAFKEIFHIRPVDYLYRPYAEAFAHKEIVQLVNEIFMKETKVRKQMLLTIGIERKHFEVYGAPIIGTNDEWKGIVLVFHDITELKKLEQMRKDFVANVSHELKTPITSIKGFAETLLDGAMKDERTLEHFLSIIWKESERLQTLVQDLLDLSKIEQQEFQLHMETVDLTHLLHEIAIMFQRKAEEKGIDFRMHAAKSIYMEGDANRLKQIFINLITNALTYTPKGGQVEVIAEEQEEETLVHVKDTGIGIEEAEIPRIFERFYRVDKARSRHSGGTGLGLAIVKHLVEAHHGHITVKSAVGKGTTFTVHFPKQARRD from the coding sequence ATGACTAGCTTCCGGTCGCGGCTGTTATTTGGGCTTGTGACGTTAATTGTCACTGTTTTAATTTGCCTCGGCATATTGCTTGGGCAATTATTTAAAGACTTTTATGTGGAAACAATGAATAAACGAATGGAAAAAGAAGCAAAAACAGTCGCCATTTTATTAAAAAACGAATCTCTTGATCATATTCGAGCAGATTTGCAGGAAATGAGCGAAGCGTTGTCGTCGCGCATCACCGTATTGGACAGCAATGAAAAAACGCTGTTTGATACGGGACATGTTGCCCATATTAGCGATGAAGATCATGAACGGATTATCCGGGACATTTTGCATAAAAACCGGCTAAACCAATTTTCCATCATTGAAAAAGCTGACGATGTATATTATTATATCGTTTCATTTTCCAAAGACGGCCAAAACGCGGGGTATGTCGTTTTAAGTTCCCCAACCAATTCGTTAAAAAAAGTGACTCAGCAAATTTGGGGAGTATTGATTAGCAGTTTGGGCACGGCGATCATTGTCATTGTTTTGTTAGGGCTAAAAATTACCGACCAGTATATGAAACCGATTGAAGCGGCGACGAAAGTGGCGTTTGAATTGGCAAAAGGGAACTATAAAGCAAGAGTTCCAAATGCAAAATACAATGAAACGGGAATGCTCGTTCATTCTATTAATCGGCTCGCCCATAATTTACAAGAAATCAGCAAGGCGCAGGAAATGCAGACAGACCGCTTGCATACGCTGATTGAAAACGTGGGAAGCGGGCTTATTCTCATCGACAGGCGCGGTTATATTAATTTGATTAATCGTGCGTTTAAAGAAATTTTCCATATTCGCCCGGTCGATTATTTATACCGGCCGTATGCAGAAGCGTTTGCGCATAAAGAAATCGTCCAGCTCGTCAATGAAATTTTTATGAAGGAAACAAAAGTCCGGAAACAAATGTTGCTGACGATAGGGATCGAGCGCAAACATTTTGAAGTATACGGAGCCCCGATCATCGGAACGAACGACGAATGGAAAGGGATCGTTCTTGTTTTTCATGATATTACCGAGCTAAAAAAACTAGAACAAATGCGCAAAGATTTTGTCGCGAACGTGTCGCATGAATTAAAAACGCCGATAACATCGATTAAAGGATTTGCCGAAACGCTGCTGGATGGCGCAATGAAAGATGAACGGACGCTGGAGCATTTTCTGTCGATTATTTGGAAAGAAAGCGAGCGGTTGCAGACATTGGTGCAAGATTTGCTTGATTTATCGAAAATTGAACAGCAAGAGTTTCAGCTTCACATGGAAACAGTGGATCTGACGCATCTTCTTCATGAAATTGCCATCATGTTCCAGCGGAAAGCGGAAGAAAAAGGCATCGATTTTCGCATGCACGCGGCAAAATCGATATATATGGAAGGAGATGCAAATCGCCTCAAACAAATTTTTATCAATTTAATCACAAATGCTTTAACGTATACTCCAAAAGGCGGACAAGTCGAAGTCATTGCGGAAGAGCAAGAGGAAGAAACTCTCGTTCATGTCAAAGATACAGGGATCGGCATCGAGGAAGCGGAAATTCCCCGCATTTTTGAGCGGTTTTACCGTGTCGATAAAGCAAGAAGCCGCCATTCCGGCGGGACTGGTTTAGGATTGGCCATTGTCAAACATTTAGTGGAAGCACATCATGGCCATATTACGGTAAAAAGCGCAGTCGGAAAAGGGACGACATTTACAGTGCATTTTCCGAAACAAGCGCGGCGTGATTAA